A DNA window from Thermodesulfobacteriota bacterium contains the following coding sequences:
- a CDS encoding MXAN_5187 C-terminal domain-containing protein, with translation MDDVKIMLDRMEGDIAVLKQQYDLFFQGTRRGEPTRERKEFEGRILALSRRSIVNVTDQHRFNNLQGKYWSFANLWTRMIRDLEEGRLRRDEAGAVTRLGIDRPLEERQRGERAPEAAPFDAEQIDRVARELADARRSCGIAGEGSEVDSLKATLQAKAKELSASSGGKTVAFRVSVEDGKPKVKATIS, from the coding sequence ATGCTGGACCGCATGGAAGGCGATATCGCCGTCCTGAAACAGCAGTACGACCTCTTCTTCCAGGGGACGCGGCGCGGCGAGCCGACCCGGGAGCGCAAGGAGTTCGAGGGGCGAATCCTTGCTTTAAGCCGCCGGTCGATCGTCAACGTCACCGACCAGCACCGCTTCAACAACCTTCAGGGGAAGTACTGGTCGTTCGCGAACCTGTGGACGCGGATGATCCGGGACCTCGAGGAGGGGCGGCTCCGCAGGGACGAAGCCGGCGCGGTCACGCGGCTGGGGATCGACCGGCCGCTTGAGGAACGGCAGCGGGGGGAGCGGGCGCCGGAAGCGGCCCCGTTCGACGCGGAGCAGATCGACCGCGTCGCCCGGGAGCTGGCGGACGCGCGGCGGTCGTGCGGCATCGCGGGGGAAGGGTCGGAGGTCGACTCGCTGAAGGCGACGCTTCAGGCCAAGGCGAAGGAGCTCTCGGCCTCTTCCGGCGGGAAAACGGTCGCCTTCCGCGTGAGCGTCGAGGACGGAAAGCCGAAAGTCAAGGCAACGATCAGCTGA
- a CDS encoding F0F1 ATP synthase subunit epsilon, whose translation MASTIRLELVTPERTVLSEDVEEVIVPGYEGEFGVLPEHTQYLSIVMIGVLRYRTGNEWRKIAVSGGFAEVTPERVVVMAETAERAEEIDVERARRARERAEEEIKKALSIDDETYQKASGAMQRAIARISAGE comes from the coding sequence ATGGCATCGACGATCCGGCTGGAGCTGGTCACCCCCGAGCGCACCGTCCTGTCCGAGGACGTGGAAGAGGTCATCGTCCCCGGCTACGAGGGCGAGTTCGGCGTGCTACCGGAGCACACGCAGTACCTGTCGATCGTGATGATCGGCGTGCTGCGCTACCGCACGGGGAACGAGTGGCGCAAGATCGCCGTCAGCGGCGGCTTCGCCGAAGTGACGCCGGAGCGGGTCGTGGTAATGGCGGAGACAGCGGAGCGCGCGGAGGAGATCGACGTCGAGCGCGCGCGCCGCGCCCGGGAACGCGCCGAGGAAGAGATCAAGAAGGCGCTGTCGATCGACGACGAGACGTACCAGAAGGCGTCCGGCGCGATGCAACGGGCGATCGCCCGGATCTCCGCCGGGGAGTAG